A single Thiohalobacter thiocyanaticus DNA region contains:
- a CDS encoding bifunctional diguanylate cyclase/phosphodiesterase, with the protein MQSPPTDQRRFSRSRSALRVTFYYALFGIAWILSSDWLVRLIAVDADMLHSLQNLKGLAYVLLSALLIYALIRHENRNTVSVLQALTTERERLAGIIEGTRVGTWEWHIPSGRTVFNERWAELIGYRLDELMPTTIRTWEDRVHPEDLPRARNALQRHLRGELDYYDIEHRMRHRDGHWIWIHDRGRVLEWDDQGQPLRMLGTHTDVSRRKRNEAEIAHTNRLYATLSETNQAIVRFSNQDELFRQVCDIAAKYGGFRLAWIGLPDADGWLQVAAASGELDYLQGLQVSVDAGRPEGGGPSGCAFRERRHQINNNFSANRDTRPWLQRAEQVGFGASAAFPLVCEGEVFGVFNIYADTPGYFKEREITLLDEMAADIGFGVENHRRRLRQIRSEARFHAIADGFPDAIVLADPERRIEWINPGFEQTFGYRLEELQGQPTRMLYADENDFSEQGRLHYHSGAHTRQSPYEMVYRKQDGTDFVGETIGTPLRSEEGELLGYAAVIRDVTERRRTEDRLRIAAAAFEVENGIMITDRDLRIEQVNQAFTRITGYTAEEAIGTTPELLKSGRHSARFYVRMWRDILRQGYWQGEVWNRKKDGEIYPGWLTISVVHDTAGEVTHYIGSFTDISDRKAAEQRIHQLAFYDPLTQLANRRLFLDRLEHARATSERSRQHGAVLILDLDHFKLLNDTQGHHAGDELLIEVGRRIRRQVRDSDTVARLGGDEFVVLLEALAEDRDQAAGYVSEVASKIHEGLIQPYSLAGISDYRLTASLGVTLFQGRESSQEELLKQADVALYEGKSAGRNAIRFFNPDMQHKVEQRASMETALSRALEQREFELYYQPQIDREGGLLGAEVLLRWIPEPGKPVSPAEFIPLAEDTGLIVPLGYWVLETACLQLRAWQQQCPERGFSLAVNISARQFHQHDFIRRLQEIIERSGADPCGLKLELTESVVLDDIAGVIEKIDGLRRLGLGFSMDDFGTGYSSLSYLKRLPLDQLKIDTSFVRDLAHSANDLAIVRAIIAMGHSLNLHVIAEGVETAEQKVYLERYGCDAYQGYLFGRPMAAREFESRFIVAAARMD; encoded by the coding sequence ATGCAGAGTCCGCCAACCGACCAGCGCCGCTTCAGCCGCAGCCGCAGTGCCCTGCGGGTGACCTTCTATTACGCCCTGTTCGGCATTGCCTGGATCCTGTCCAGCGACTGGCTGGTGCGCCTGATCGCCGTGGATGCAGACATGTTGCACAGTCTGCAGAACCTCAAGGGGCTGGCCTATGTGCTGCTGTCTGCACTCCTGATCTATGCCCTGATCCGGCACGAGAACCGCAATACCGTCAGCGTGCTCCAGGCGCTCACCACCGAGCGCGAGCGCCTGGCCGGGATCATCGAGGGCACCCGGGTCGGGACCTGGGAGTGGCACATCCCCAGCGGCCGGACCGTGTTCAACGAGCGCTGGGCGGAGCTGATCGGCTACCGCCTGGATGAGTTGATGCCCACCACCATCAGGACCTGGGAAGACCGCGTCCACCCCGAAGACCTGCCACGGGCGCGTAATGCCCTGCAGCGCCATCTGCGCGGCGAACTGGATTACTACGACATCGAACACCGGATGCGCCACCGGGACGGCCACTGGATCTGGATTCATGACCGTGGCCGGGTGCTGGAGTGGGACGACCAGGGCCAGCCGCTGCGCATGCTCGGCACCCACACCGATGTCAGCCGGCGCAAGCGCAACGAGGCCGAGATCGCCCATACCAACCGGCTGTATGCCACCCTCAGCGAGACCAATCAGGCGATCGTGCGCTTCAGCAACCAGGATGAGTTGTTCCGGCAGGTGTGCGATATCGCGGCGAAGTACGGCGGCTTCCGACTGGCCTGGATCGGCCTGCCCGATGCCGACGGCTGGCTGCAGGTGGCTGCCGCCAGCGGGGAACTGGATTATCTCCAGGGATTGCAGGTCTCGGTCGATGCCGGCCGGCCCGAAGGCGGCGGCCCCAGCGGCTGCGCCTTCCGCGAACGCCGACATCAGATCAACAACAACTTCAGCGCCAACCGGGATACCCGGCCCTGGCTGCAGCGGGCTGAGCAGGTCGGTTTCGGGGCCTCTGCCGCCTTTCCCCTGGTCTGCGAGGGCGAGGTCTTCGGGGTGTTCAACATCTACGCCGACACGCCCGGTTATTTCAAGGAACGCGAAATAACACTGCTCGACGAGATGGCGGCCGACATCGGCTTCGGGGTGGAGAACCACCGCCGCCGGCTGCGCCAGATCCGCAGCGAGGCGCGTTTCCATGCCATTGCCGACGGCTTCCCCGACGCCATCGTGCTGGCCGATCCCGAACGGCGCATCGAGTGGATCAACCCGGGATTCGAGCAGACCTTCGGCTACCGGCTGGAGGAACTGCAGGGACAACCGACCCGGATGCTCTATGCCGACGAAAACGATTTCAGTGAGCAGGGGCGGCTGCACTACCACAGCGGGGCGCACACGAGACAATCCCCTTACGAGATGGTGTACCGGAAACAGGATGGTACGGATTTCGTCGGCGAGACCATCGGCACGCCGCTGCGCAGCGAGGAGGGCGAGCTGCTCGGCTATGCGGCAGTGATCCGGGATGTGACCGAGCGCCGCCGCACGGAGGACCGGCTGCGCATCGCCGCGGCCGCCTTCGAGGTCGAGAACGGCATCATGATCACGGACCGGGATCTGCGCATCGAGCAGGTCAACCAGGCCTTCACCCGCATTACCGGCTATACGGCAGAGGAGGCGATCGGCACCACGCCTGAGCTCCTCAAATCCGGCCGCCACAGCGCACGCTTCTACGTGCGGATGTGGCGCGACATCCTCCGTCAGGGCTACTGGCAGGGCGAGGTCTGGAACCGCAAGAAGGACGGCGAGATCTATCCGGGATGGCTGACCATCAGCGTGGTGCACGACACGGCCGGTGAGGTGACCCACTACATCGGCTCGTTCACCGACATCTCGGACCGCAAGGCGGCCGAGCAGCGCATCCATCAGCTGGCTTTCTATGATCCGCTGACCCAGCTCGCCAACCGACGCCTGTTCCTCGACCGGCTCGAACACGCCCGGGCCACCAGCGAGCGCAGCCGCCAGCACGGGGCGGTTCTGATCCTCGACCTGGATCACTTCAAGCTGCTCAACGACACTCAGGGGCACCATGCCGGTGACGAACTGCTGATCGAGGTCGGTCGCCGCATCCGGCGCCAGGTACGGGACTCCGATACCGTGGCGCGGCTGGGCGGCGATGAATTCGTGGTGCTGCTGGAAGCGCTGGCCGAGGACCGTGATCAGGCCGCGGGCTATGTCAGCGAGGTCGCGTCCAAGATCCATGAAGGCCTGATCCAGCCCTACAGCCTGGCCGGAATCAGTGACTACCGTCTCACCGCCAGCCTGGGCGTGACCCTGTTCCAGGGGCGGGAGTCGAGCCAGGAGGAACTGCTCAAGCAGGCCGACGTCGCCCTCTATGAGGGCAAGTCGGCCGGGCGCAATGCCATCCGCTTCTTCAATCCCGACATGCAGCACAAGGTCGAGCAGCGCGCCAGCATGGAGACGGCGCTGTCCCGGGCGCTGGAACAGCGCGAGTTCGAGTTGTACTACCAGCCGCAGATCGACCGCGAGGGTGGGCTGCTGGGCGCCGAGGTACTGCTGCGCTGGATCCCGGAACCGGGCAAGCCGGTCTCCCCGGCCGAGTTCATTCCGCTGGCCGAGGATACCGGGCTGATCGTGCCGCTCGGCTACTGGGTGCTGGAAACCGCCTGTCTGCAGCTGCGAGCCTGGCAGCAGCAGTGCCCGGAGCGGGGTTTCAGTCTGGCGGTGAATATCAGCGCGCGGCAGTTCCACCAGCATGATTTCATCCGCCGGCTGCAGGAGATCATCGAACGCAGCGGCGCGGATCCGTGCGGTCTGAAGCTGGAGCTCACCGAGTCTGTGGTCCTGGACGACATCGCCGGCGTGATCGAGAAGATCGACGGTCTGCGCCGGCTCGGCCTGGGCTTTTCCATGGATGATTTCGGTACCGGCTACTCATCGCTGTCCTATCTCAAGCGCCTGCCGCTGGACCAGCTCAAGATCGACACCTCCTTCGTTCGCGACCTGGCGCATTCGGCCAACGATCTGGCCATCGTGCGCGCCATCATCGCCATGGGGCACTCGCTCAACCTGCACGTCATCGCCGAGGGCGTGGAGACCGCCGAGCAGAAGGTCTACCTGGAGCGCTACGGCTGCGATGCCTACCAGGGCTATCTGTTCGGCCGTCCCATGGCTGCCCGCGAGTTCGAGTCCCGCTTCATCGTTGCCGCCGCCCGGATGGACTAG
- a CDS encoding inorganic phosphate transporter — protein MKANTKVAAIRSPEYFRLTAGLVFMIGVFAFGIWHAGHLPTLSGTGLLLLVASAIVGAYMAMNIGANDVANNMGPAVGSKAVSMGWAIVIAAVFEALGAIIAGGEVVSTIKGGIIDPSQIAQVSDFAWLMLAALLGAALWLNLATALGAPVSTTHSIIGAVMGAGVAAGGWGLVNWVTIGKIVASWVISPLLGGVIAVAILYFIKRSITYRRDMNQAAGRIMPWLVALMAWAFTTFMLIKGLGAILRLPIGQAVGVGLVVAAVVFALIRTPLRRAAAAGNNDKKAVNQLFTWPLVFAAALLSFAHGANDVANAIGPLAAIYETIRTGEVAGKAPAPLWILVLGALGLAAGLALYGSKLIRTVGKEITELDRMRAFAIALSATLTVILAAQLGMPVSTTHVTIGALFGVGFLREYLKTNYAKMEKIIHAGHKGSDLAAVEAYMKAFEMAPVAEKRVMLAEMKRRAKANDPDALVFAKKERKAMKKAYKSELVKRSMVLRIVAAWVITVPATAVLAALLFRITTWWDPGL, from the coding sequence TTGAAAGCAAATACCAAAGTCGCTGCCATACGCAGTCCTGAATACTTCCGGCTGACCGCCGGTCTGGTCTTCATGATCGGCGTGTTCGCCTTCGGCATCTGGCACGCCGGGCATCTGCCCACGCTGAGCGGCACCGGCCTGCTGCTGCTGGTCGCCTCGGCCATCGTCGGCGCCTACATGGCCATGAACATCGGCGCCAACGACGTGGCCAACAACATGGGCCCGGCGGTGGGTTCGAAGGCCGTGAGCATGGGCTGGGCGATTGTGATCGCGGCTGTGTTCGAGGCCCTGGGCGCGATCATCGCCGGCGGCGAGGTGGTGAGTACCATCAAGGGCGGCATCATCGATCCGTCCCAGATCGCCCAGGTGTCCGATTTCGCCTGGCTGATGCTGGCCGCGCTGCTGGGCGCGGCCCTGTGGCTGAACCTGGCCACCGCCCTGGGCGCGCCGGTCTCCACCACTCATTCCATCATCGGTGCGGTCATGGGCGCCGGTGTAGCGGCCGGCGGCTGGGGCCTGGTCAACTGGGTCACCATTGGCAAGATCGTGGCCAGCTGGGTGATTTCGCCGCTGCTGGGCGGTGTGATCGCCGTGGCCATCCTGTATTTCATCAAGCGCAGCATCACCTACCGGCGTGACATGAATCAGGCCGCGGGACGCATCATGCCCTGGCTGGTGGCCCTGATGGCCTGGGCCTTCACGACCTTCATGCTGATCAAGGGCCTCGGCGCGATCCTGCGTCTGCCCATCGGCCAGGCCGTGGGTGTTGGCCTGGTGGTGGCCGCTGTGGTATTTGCCCTGATTCGCACGCCGCTGCGCCGGGCGGCCGCGGCCGGCAACAATGACAAGAAGGCGGTCAACCAGCTGTTCACCTGGCCGCTGGTGTTCGCCGCCGCGCTGCTGAGTTTTGCCCATGGGGCGAACGACGTAGCCAACGCCATCGGCCCGCTGGCGGCCATCTACGAGACCATTCGCACCGGCGAGGTGGCGGGCAAGGCGCCGGCGCCGCTGTGGATTCTGGTGCTGGGCGCGCTTGGCCTGGCGGCGGGGCTGGCGCTGTACGGATCCAAACTGATCCGGACCGTAGGCAAGGAGATCACAGAACTGGACCGCATGCGCGCCTTTGCCATCGCACTGTCCGCAACCCTGACCGTGATCCTGGCCGCCCAACTCGGTATGCCGGTCTCCACTACCCATGTCACCATCGGTGCCCTGTTCGGCGTGGGCTTCCTGCGCGAGTACCTCAAGACCAACTACGCCAAGATGGAGAAGATCATCCATGCCGGCCACAAGGGCAGTGATCTGGCCGCGGTCGAAGCCTATATGAAGGCCTTCGAGATGGCCCCGGTGGCCGAGAAGCGGGTGATGCTGGCGGAGATGAAGCGCCGCGCCAAGGCCAATGATCCGGACGCACTGGTCTTTGCCAAGAAGGAACGCAAGGCGATGAAGAAGGCCTACAAGAGCGAACTGGTGAAGCGCTCCATGGTGCTGCGCATCGTCGCCGCCTGGGTCATCACCGTCCCCGCCACCGCCGTGCTGGCCGCACTGCTGTTCCGGATCACCACCTGGTGGGATCCGGGGCTCTAG
- a CDS encoding cytochrome P460 family protein → MIRTALSLAILAGISSAPILADDNGVPYPEDYRDWHHVKSMVIEEGHDLYEAFGGIHHLYANDAALEGYQAGSFPDGAVIVFDLLEAEHGGNAVTEGSRKVLGVMHKDSGRYAETGGWGFEGFAEGDRGRRAVGKEADTACFQCHTSQRDHDYVFSRLRK, encoded by the coding sequence ATGATCCGTACTGCACTCTCACTCGCCATCCTGGCCGGAATCAGTTCAGCCCCCATCCTCGCGGACGACAATGGCGTGCCCTATCCCGAGGACTACCGCGACTGGCACCACGTCAAGAGTATGGTGATCGAGGAAGGTCATGATCTGTACGAGGCCTTCGGCGGCATCCATCATCTGTACGCCAATGATGCGGCACTGGAGGGCTATCAGGCAGGCAGCTTCCCGGACGGCGCGGTCATCGTGTTCGATCTGCTCGAGGCCGAGCACGGGGGCAATGCGGTCACCGAGGGATCACGCAAGGTGCTGGGGGTGATGCACAAGGACAGCGGACGCTATGCCGAAACCGGCGGCTGGGGCTTCGAGGGCTTCGCCGAGGGCGACCGTGGGCGACGTGCCGTGGGAAAGGAGGCCGACACGGCCTGCTTCCAGTGCCACACCTCGCAGCGCGACCATGATTATGTGTTCAGCCGGCTGCGGAAGTGA
- a CDS encoding MarR family winged helix-turn-helix transcriptional regulator → MSMNLSALLLERLGALIHQSVREDAARHGLLPIHVQVLGYLAQANRYSDLPIAIAEYFGITRGTVSQSLAVLERKGLLVKRPDPKHGRRIHLELTRAGRAVLERSWAQRLDAALAAADAGGEALEIGLRSLLAELQRLNGQRAFGICRQCVHFQGSPENASCGLTGEPLAEEQTGRLCREWSQAGGQES, encoded by the coding sequence ATGAGTATGAACCTCTCTGCCTTACTGCTCGAACGCCTGGGTGCATTGATCCATCAATCCGTGCGTGAGGACGCCGCCCGTCACGGCCTGCTGCCCATCCATGTGCAGGTGCTCGGCTACCTGGCCCAGGCCAACCGCTACAGCGATCTGCCCATTGCCATCGCCGAATACTTCGGTATTACCCGCGGCACCGTGTCCCAGTCCCTGGCGGTACTGGAGCGCAAGGGCCTGCTGGTCAAGCGGCCGGACCCGAAACACGGCCGACGCATCCACCTGGAACTGACCCGGGCGGGCAGGGCGGTGCTCGAGCGCAGCTGGGCGCAGCGGCTGGATGCGGCACTGGCCGCGGCCGATGCCGGAGGCGAGGCGCTCGAGATCGGGCTGCGGTCGCTGCTGGCAGAACTGCAGCGCCTCAATGGCCAGCGGGCCTTCGGTATCTGTCGTCAGTGTGTGCATTTCCAGGGCAGCCCGGAGAATGCCAGCTGCGGCCTGACCGGTGAGCCCCTTGCCGAAGAGCAGACCGGGCGGTTGTGTCGTGAGTGGTCGCAGGCGGGTGGACAGGAAAGCTAG
- a CDS encoding ZIP family metal transporter, with translation MENSFWTALIASSLAALVTSLGIYTIRRFTAWGHRNTTYFMCFAAGVLVSASFLHIIPKSFSMNPQAPFWLLAGFLGLHLFNRFVTAFVCERDPERKDYAIGLIPMLGIGLHSLIDGFIYSITFTVSILTGYLATLGMVLHEFPEGIITYLLLVRGGIAERRAVLLAFLAAAATTPLGMLVSYPFISAIDRDMLGALLSLSAGALVYVGATHLLPRAEQEHRRYSLVALAGGVFVAMIIVASKA, from the coding sequence ATGGAAAACAGCTTCTGGACTGCCCTGATCGCAAGCAGCCTTGCCGCCCTGGTGACGAGCCTGGGCATCTATACCATCCGACGTTTCACCGCCTGGGGACATCGCAACACCACCTACTTCATGTGCTTCGCGGCGGGGGTGCTGGTATCAGCTTCCTTTCTGCACATCATCCCGAAATCCTTCTCAATGAATCCTCAGGCACCCTTCTGGCTGCTGGCCGGGTTCCTGGGACTGCACCTGTTCAATCGATTCGTCACTGCCTTCGTCTGCGAACGCGATCCCGAGCGGAAGGACTATGCCATCGGCCTGATCCCCATGCTCGGCATCGGTTTGCACTCCCTCATTGACGGCTTTATCTACTCCATCACCTTCACTGTCAGCATCCTCACGGGCTACCTGGCGACCCTGGGGATGGTGCTGCACGAATTTCCGGAAGGCATCATCACCTATCTGCTACTCGTACGCGGCGGCATCGCCGAGCGCAGGGCCGTGCTCCTGGCGTTCCTGGCGGCTGCGGCAACCACGCCGCTGGGCATGCTGGTCTCCTATCCCTTCATCAGCGCGATTGACCGGGATATGCTGGGCGCCCTGCTGTCGCTGTCCGCCGGCGCCCTGGTCTATGTCGGCGCCACCCACCTGCTGCCCCGGGCGGAACAGGAGCACAGGCGATACAGCCTGGTTGCCCTGGCCGGCGGTGTGTTCGTCGCAATGATCATCGTCGCGTCAAAAGCCTGA
- a CDS encoding peroxiredoxin, which yields MSNDTETQSYGMPHINEPAPDFEAKTTHGVKKLSDYKGKWLVLFSHPADFTPVCTTEFMAFAQAYPEFQKLNCDLLGLSIDSYYSHVAWVRNIKEKFGVEIPFPIIEDLSMKVAKAYGMIHPGAADTSAVRATFIIDDKGILRAMVYYPMTNGRSIPEFVRLVSALQTSDQNKVATPEGWQPGDKVIVPPPGTADDAEKRMNEGYECTDWYFCKKAI from the coding sequence ATGAGCAATGACACCGAAACCCAGTCCTACGGCATGCCCCACATAAACGAACCGGCCCCGGACTTCGAGGCCAAGACCACCCACGGCGTGAAGAAGCTGTCCGATTACAAGGGCAAGTGGCTGGTGCTGTTCTCGCACCCGGCCGACTTCACCCCGGTGTGCACCACCGAGTTCATGGCCTTCGCCCAGGCCTATCCGGAGTTCCAGAAGCTGAACTGCGACCTGCTCGGCCTGTCCATCGACAGCTACTACTCGCACGTGGCCTGGGTGCGCAACATCAAGGAGAAGTTCGGAGTCGAGATCCCGTTCCCGATCATCGAGGACCTGAGCATGAAGGTGGCGAAGGCCTACGGCATGATCCATCCGGGGGCGGCCGACACCTCCGCGGTACGGGCGACCTTCATCATCGACGACAAGGGCATCCTGCGCGCCATGGTCTACTACCCGATGACCAACGGCCGCTCGATTCCGGAGTTCGTGCGCCTGGTGTCGGCCCTGCAGACCTCGGACCAGAACAAGGTCGCCACGCCGGAAGGCTGGCAGCCGGGCGATAAGGTCATCGTGCCGCCGCCCGGAACCGCGGATGATGCCGAGAAGCGCATGAACGAAGGCTACGAATGCACCGACTGGTACTTCTGCAAGAAGGCGATCTGA
- a CDS encoding ferritin-like domain-containing protein has protein sequence MDILTEAEIRTLHEALDDEYRAWATYDQVIRDFGEVRPFSNIREAEARHIEAVRSLFLNHGLPVPANPWPGRVERYASLQEACAAGVAAEIANGEMYERLLQTTHREDILAVLRNLQAASQQRHLPAFRRCAATGNGQGHSRNRSHGRSGCRQGDNNRYRLSDKL, from the coding sequence ATGGATATCCTGACCGAAGCCGAAATCCGCACCCTCCACGAGGCACTCGACGATGAGTATCGCGCCTGGGCGACCTACGACCAGGTGATCCGGGATTTCGGCGAGGTCAGGCCGTTCAGCAACATTCGCGAGGCCGAGGCCCGTCACATTGAGGCCGTACGCTCCCTGTTCCTGAACCATGGCCTGCCGGTGCCCGCCAATCCCTGGCCGGGCCGGGTGGAACGCTACGCCAGCCTGCAGGAGGCCTGTGCCGCGGGCGTGGCCGCCGAGATCGCCAATGGCGAAATGTACGAGCGCCTGCTGCAGACCACCCACCGCGAGGACATACTTGCGGTGCTGCGCAATCTGCAGGCGGCCTCGCAGCAGCGTCATCTGCCGGCCTTCCGCCGCTGCGCAGCAACCGGCAACGGCCAGGGACATAGCCGGAACAGAAGCCACGGCCGCAGCGGATGTCGACAAGGCGACAACAATAGGTATCGCCTATCAGATAAATTGTAA
- a CDS encoding YgaP family membrane protein, whose amino-acid sequence MSIDRIVLAFAGAMVLLSLVLAQLHSPYWLWLTAFVGANLLQSAFTGFCPLARIVRALGAKPGQAFQ is encoded by the coding sequence ATGTCAATCGACCGTATCGTGCTTGCCTTCGCCGGTGCAATGGTGCTGCTCAGCCTTGTCCTGGCCCAGTTGCACAGTCCGTACTGGCTGTGGCTGACCGCCTTCGTGGGCGCCAATCTGCTGCAGTCGGCCTTCACCGGCTTCTGTCCGCTGGCGCGCATCGTCAGGGCCCTGGGCGCGAAACCCGGGCAGGCCTTCCAGTAA
- a CDS encoding sodium:calcium antiporter produces MFESLTASIIAFSAAALVIVTAGSRLARVADELADRTGLGEALFGIFLLAGVTSLPDFAATLSAALDARPDLAMSNVMGSMAVNLVFLGIADVVYRKANLEHAAASPTTLMLAALLIVLLTLPLLAIATPPVALGGVHPVTPIIVAAYLFGLHLVMRSEERPMWFPRHTRQTVPDKPVHHRRGGLSLAWLSFIVLAAVTGLAGWVLMEAAKVISDQSGLSETLVGGLFTAVATSTPELVTTIAAIRAGALTLAVSNIFGTNCFNMLVVAAADAGYPGGPIYHDMAPVQMTWGLVSILMTGILLLGLVRRETYGIGRIGFESALILTIYAAALAIIIAGG; encoded by the coding sequence ATGTTCGAATCCCTGACCGCCAGCATCATCGCCTTCAGCGCCGCCGCCCTGGTCATCGTCACCGCCGGCAGCCGGCTGGCGCGGGTGGCCGACGAGCTGGCCGACCGCACCGGTCTCGGCGAGGCCCTGTTCGGCATCTTCCTGCTCGCGGGCGTGACCTCGCTGCCTGACTTCGCCGCCACCCTGAGCGCGGCGCTGGACGCCCGGCCCGACCTGGCCATGAGCAATGTCATGGGCAGCATGGCGGTGAATCTGGTGTTTCTCGGCATTGCGGACGTGGTCTACCGCAAGGCCAACCTGGAACACGCGGCCGCCTCCCCCACCACCCTGATGCTGGCGGCACTGCTGATCGTGCTGCTGACCCTGCCGCTGCTCGCGATCGCCACGCCACCGGTGGCCCTGGGCGGTGTGCATCCGGTCACCCCCATTATCGTGGCCGCCTACCTGTTCGGCCTGCATCTGGTCATGCGGTCAGAGGAACGTCCCATGTGGTTCCCGCGGCACACCCGCCAGACCGTGCCGGACAAACCGGTACATCACCGCCGCGGCGGACTGAGCCTGGCCTGGCTCAGCTTCATCGTCCTGGCCGCGGTGACCGGCCTGGCCGGCTGGGTCCTGATGGAGGCCGCCAAGGTCATCAGCGATCAGTCCGGGTTGTCCGAAACCCTGGTCGGCGGCCTGTTCACCGCGGTGGCCACCTCCACGCCCGAACTGGTCACCACCATCGCGGCCATCCGGGCCGGCGCGCTCACGCTGGCGGTAAGCAACATCTTCGGTACCAACTGCTTCAACATGCTGGTCGTGGCCGCCGCCGACGCGGGCTACCCCGGCGGGCCCATCTATCACGACATGGCGCCGGTGCAGATGACCTGGGGCCTGGTCAGCATCCTGATGACCGGCATTCTGCTGCTGGGGCTGGTGCGGCGCGAGACCTATGGCATCGGCCGGATCGGCTTCGAGAGTGCGCTGATCCTGACCATTTACGCAGCTGCGCTGGCGATCATCATCGCGGGTGGCTGA
- a CDS encoding calcium/sodium antiporter, producing the protein MTIPLLAVIAGFALLIWSADRFVAGAAALARHFGMPALLIGMVVVGFGTSAPEMVVSGLAAAQGNPGIALGNAYGSNITNIALILGITALLSPIAVHSQVLRKELPLLAAVTALAAWQLHDGSVSRTDALALLAVFVLIMGWSIRQGLRGRSDALGAEMDQELAAHPMPLPRALLWLGIGLLVLIASSRLLVWGAVTIAQQLGVSDLVIGLTVVAIGTSLPELASSIIAARKGEHDLALGNIIGSNLFNTLAVVGIAGAIAPLAAGPEVFSRDMLVMGVLTLSLFVFGYGFRGPGRVNRFEGGVLLACYIGYTGWLAYGLL; encoded by the coding sequence ATGACTATCCCCCTGCTCGCCGTCATCGCCGGTTTCGCCCTGCTGATCTGGAGTGCCGATCGCTTCGTCGCCGGCGCCGCGGCCCTGGCCCGGCACTTCGGCATGCCGGCGCTGCTGATCGGCATGGTGGTGGTCGGCTTCGGCACCTCGGCCCCGGAGATGGTCGTCTCGGGCCTGGCCGCGGCCCAGGGCAATCCGGGCATCGCGCTGGGCAATGCCTACGGTTCCAACATCACCAACATCGCGCTGATCCTCGGCATCACCGCCCTGCTCAGTCCCATCGCCGTACATTCGCAGGTGCTGCGCAAGGAGCTGCCGCTGCTCGCCGCCGTGACCGCCCTGGCCGCCTGGCAGCTTCATGACGGCAGCGTGAGCCGGACGGACGCCCTGGCGCTGCTGGCGGTGTTCGTCCTCATCATGGGCTGGAGCATCCGCCAGGGGCTGCGCGGGCGCAGCGACGCGCTGGGTGCTGAAATGGATCAGGAACTGGCGGCCCACCCCATGCCCCTGCCACGGGCGCTGCTGTGGCTGGGCATCGGCCTGCTGGTGCTGATCGCCAGCTCCCGGCTGCTGGTCTGGGGCGCAGTGACCATCGCCCAGCAGCTCGGCGTGAGCGATCTCGTCATCGGCCTGACGGTGGTCGCCATCGGCACCTCGCTGCCGGAGCTGGCCTCCTCCATCATCGCGGCGCGCAAGGGCGAGCATGACCTGGCACTGGGCAACATCATCGGCTCCAACCTGTTCAACACCCTGGCCGTGGTCGGCATCGCCGGCGCCATCGCCCCGCTGGCGGCGGGACCGGAGGTGTTCTCCCGCGACATGCTGGTGATGGGCGTACTGACGCTGTCGCTGTTCGTGTTCGGTTACGGCTTCCGGGGACCGGGCCGGGTCAATCGCTTCGAAGGCGGCGTGCTGCTGGCCTGTTATATTGGGTATACCGGCTGGCTGGCGTATGGTCTGCTGTAG